The proteins below come from a single Vitis vinifera cultivar Pinot Noir 40024 chromosome 9, ASM3070453v1 genomic window:
- the PIFI gene encoding protein POST-ILLUMINATION CHLOROPHYLL FLUORESCENCE INCREASE, chloroplastic: MAATTGSIFASSTQRFPTVTSVSGTNGSPSVAGRLASNFMGASLRSRLPKMGKVVKVTGKVSAAAVATTPVEETKEVKLPSWAMFELGRAPVYWKTMNGLPPSSGEKLKLFYNPVASKLVPNEDFGIGFNGGFNQPIMCGGEPRAMLKKARGKADRPIYTIQICIPKHAVNLIFSFTNGTEWDGPYKLQFQVPKAWRNKPIEFFNQGLAEELSKEGACDKAIFPDTNIVIDRCALIGNLTLEGGDRCNLDFVIGCTDPSSPLYNPLANVDDGSCPIESDSED, translated from the exons ATGGCTGCAACTACTGGTTCAATCTTTGCATCTTCCACGCAACGTTTTCCTACAGTGACTTCGGTTTCGGGTACAAATGGGAGTCCATCCGTTGCAGGCAGGCTTG CAAGCAATTTTATGGGTGCTTCCTTGAGAAGTCGTTTACCTAAGATGGGGAAAGTTGTTAAGGTTACTGGGAAAGTAAGTGCTGCTGCTGTCGCAACAACTCCTGTTGAGGAAACCAAAGA GGTTAAGCTTCCTTCATGGGCGATGTTTGAACTTGGGAGGGCTCCTGTCTACTGGAAGACCATGAATGGCCTTCCTCCTAGTTCT GGGGAGAAGTTAAAGCTTTTCTACAATCCAGTAGCTAGCAAACTTGTTCCAAATGAAGATTTTGGGATTGGTTTTAATG GAGGATTTAATCAGCCCATCATGTGTGGTGGTGAACCAAGGGCAATGCTTAAAAAAGCCCGAGGAAAAGCTGATCGTCCCATATATACTATCCAGATATGCATTCCTAAGCATG CTGTAAACTTAATCTTCTCATTCACAAACGGAACTGAGTGGGATGGTCCCTACAAACTGCAGTTTCAAGTTCCCAAGGCTTGGCGAAACAAACCAATTGAATTCTTTAATCAG GGTCTAGCAGAGGAGTTGAGTAAAGAGGGTGCATGCGACAAAGCAATATTTCCAGACACAAATATTGTCATCGACAGATGTGCTCTGATCGGTAACCTGACACTGGAAGGA GGTGATCGGTGCAATCTCGATTTTGTAATAGGATGCACAGATCCAAGTTCACCCTTGTATAACCCGCTTGCCAATGTAGATGACGGGTCCTGCCCAATTGAGTCGGACTCGGAGGATTAG
- the LOC100242207 gene encoding phosphatidylcholine:diacylglycerol cholinephosphotransferase 1 yields the protein MNGHQPLRSSCTLKTRSNKSKAAAISLRASGDGGRIPAEMKQKKKTANGFWSKASFMNWSMDDAVGLFRFHPMPCVFAVSLLFFMGVEYTLRMVPSSSPPFDLGFVATEWLHRILASSPDLNTLLAGLNTVFVGMQTTYIIWTWMVEGRPRATISALFMFTCRGILGYSTQLPVPQGFLGSGVDFPVGNVSFFLFFSGHVAGSVIASLDMRRMKRWGMAWTFDVLNILQGVRLLGTRGHYTIDLAVGIGAGVLFDSLAGKYEEGKRRAAASTANGNADVFT from the exons ATGAACGGCCACCAACCTCTCCGCTCTTCATGCACCCTCAAGACCAGGTCCAACAAGTCCAAGGCCGCCGCCATTAGTCTTAGAGCCTCCGGCGACGGCGGCCGAATTCCGGCGGAGAtgaagcagaagaagaagactGCCAATGGGTTTTGGAGCAAAGCTTCGTTCATGAACTGGTCGATGGACGACGCGGTTGGCCTCTTCCGGTTTCATCCGATGCCGTGCGTTTTCGCTGTGTCGTTGTTGTTTTTCATGGGCGTGGAGTACACTCTCCGGATGGTGCCATCGTCGTCGCCGCCGTTCGATCTGGGGTTCGTCGCCACCGAGTGGCTCCACCGAATTCTCGCTTCGAGCCCCGATCTCAATACTCTTCTGGCCGGACTCAACACG GTGTTTGTGGGGATGCAAACCACATATATAATTTGGACGTGGATGGTGGAGGGAAGGCCTCGGGCCACCATTTCTGCGCTTTTCATGTTTACCTGCAGAGGGATTCTTGGCTACTCCACACAGCTTCCTGTTCCTCAG GGATTTTTGGGCTCAGGCGTGGACTTCCCAGTCGGTAATGTgtccttcttcctcttcttctcgGGCCATGTTGCAGGGTCTGTAATTGCATCCTTAGACATGAGGAGAATGAAGAGGTGGGGAATGGCATGGACATTTGACGTGCTCAATATTCTACAAGGTGTAAGGCTCCTGGGGACTAGGGGCCACTATACCATCGACTTGGCCGTGGGCATAGGCGCCGGAGTTTTATTTGATTCTCTGGCCGGAAAGTATGAGGAGGGCAAGAGAAGAGCAGCTGCCTCTACTGCAAATGGTAACGCTGATGTGTTTACATAA
- the LOC100249077 gene encoding palmitoyl-monogalactosyldiacylglycerol delta-7 desaturase, chloroplastic: MALVISPPNHRSHTFSALTPTTPRTLVGPILRRCILKRIKLSVTYTTSLQSRIRYVIKCQSSEDSQALVQRLDNVANANLGSAEQEGGLGNIVVSNEAVRRRRKWNSLDVGTAGVILAMHFLSVFAPFVFNWSAFWLAMALYAVTGLLGITLSYHRNLSHKSFKLPKWLEYSFAYCGVQALQGNPTDWVSTHRYHHQFCDSERDPHTPMRGFWHSHMNWLFDHNSVTEKCGKPNNVGDLEKQPFYRFISKTYILHPVALGALLYALGGFPFLVWGMGVRIVWVYHITWLVNSACHVWGNQAWNTGDLSRNNWWVGLLAFGEGWHNNHHAFEYSARHGLEWWQIDMTWYVVRFLQALGLATDVKLPTELHKQRMAFNNSTLLT, encoded by the exons ATGGCTTTGGTTATATCGCCCCCCAACCACCGTTCCCACACCTTCTCTGCTCTCACCCCCACCACCCCACGAACCCTGGTCGGTCCAATTCTGAGACGCTGCATTCTGAAAAGGATCAAACTTTCCGTCACCTACACAACCTCTCTCCAATCTAGAATTAGATATGTGATCAAATGCCAGAGTTCTGAGGATTCTCAAGCCCTGGTGCAGCGGTTAGACAATGTAGCGAATGCAAACTTGGGGTCAGCGGAGCAGGAGGGGGGTTTGGGGAATATCGTGGTGTCGAATGAGGCGGTGCGGCGGCGAAGGAAGTGGAATTCTTTGGATGTGGGCACAGCCGGAGTTATTTTGGCAATGCATTTTCTGAGTGTATTCGCCCCTTTTGTGTTCAACTGGAGTGCCTTTTGGCTTGCCATGGCCCTCTATGCGGTGACTGGTCTATTGGGTATTACGCTGTCCTATCATAGGAACCTTTCCCACAAGAGTTTTAAGCTTCCCAAATGGCTTGAGTACTCTTTCGCCTACTGTGGGGTTCAAGCACTTCAG GGGAATCCCACTGACTGGGTTAGTACACACAGGTACCACCACCAGTTCTGTGATTCTGAGAGAGATCCACACACCCCCATGAGAGGATTTTGGCATAGTCACATGAATTGGCTCTTTGACCACAATTCTGTAACTGAGAag TGTGGAAAACCAAATAATGTTGGGGACTTGGAGAAGCAACCCTTTTACCGGTTCATTTCAAAGACTTACATTCTTCATCCAGTGGCTCTTGGAGCTTTGTTATACGCATTGGGTGGCTTTCCCTTCCTTGTGTGGGGAATG GGGGTGAGGATTGTATGGGTTTACCACATAACATGGCTTGTGAACTCAGCTTGCCACGTCTGGGGAAACCAAGCATGGAACACAGGCGATCTCTCCAGGAACAACTG GTGGGTGGGATTGCTTGCATTCGGAGAGGGGTGGCACAATAATCACCATGCTTTTGAATACTCCGCTCGTCATGGCCTGGAATGGTGGCAAATTGATATGACTTGGTACGTGGTTAGGTTCCTTCAAGCTCTTGGATTGGCAACCGATGTCAAATTACCAACTGAGCTTCATAAGCAACGGATGGCTTTCAACAACTCAACTCTGCTCACATGA